The genomic window TTGAATTGTGGCTCGTATTTAGAAAAATTAAAAAGAATAAGTGTCGGCCCATATAACATTGCCGCGGCAGTGGATGTTAAAAATTTAAGCGCCACTAATTGGCAAGATTTTTCTTTTTGATATTCGCCAGCCTTATTTTTAGCGCGATTAAATTATATAAGAATTTAAAACTGTCTTTGAACATATTTACCTTGCTTTCCCTCTCATCATATCTGTTTTCCGACCAGTTTACCGGAATTTCTTTGATTTTATAACCGAATATTTTTGTAAAAATTATTAGTTCGGTATCAAAAAACCACTTAGTGTCTTTTATATACGGCGCGATTTTTTTAAAAACTTCAGCTTTGACAGCTTTAAAACCGCATTGCATATCGGAAAAATTGTGTTTTAAAATAACGCGGGATAAAAAATTGTAACTTTGCGAGCTAAGCTCCCTAATAAAAGATCTTTTAATTTTTGACTCCGGCATTAAGCGCGAGCCGACAAGCAAATCAAAAGTTTTATTAATAATAGGCTGGATTAGCCTCGGAATTTCGTCCAAGGATACGGCCAAATCAATATCCATGTAAACAACTATATCAGCCGGACTT from Parcubacteria group bacterium ADurb.Bin159 includes these protein-coding regions:
- a CDS encoding Undecaprenyl-phosphate mannosyltransferase, which translates into the protein MKVDFCLPIYNEEKILEKNVLKLLNYCSAQQFNFDWKITIVSNGSSDSSSTIGEKLKAENSDKINFINIKTPGRGQALKTYWLKSPADIVVYMDIDLAVSLDEIPRLIQPIINKTFDLLVGSRLMPESKIKRSFIRELSSQSYNFLSRVILKHNFSDMQCGFKAVKAEVFKKIAPYIKDTKWFFDTELIIFTKIFGYKIKEIPVNWSENRYDERESKVNMFKDSFKFLYNLIALKIRLANIKKKNLAN